One window of Metamycoplasma arthritidis genomic DNA carries:
- a CDS encoding DNA gyrase/topoisomerase IV subunit B: MSNYEASDLKVLKGLDAVRKRPGMYIGSTDITGLHHLVWEIVDNALDEALAGFATDIKVTLKKDDSVIVEDNGRGIPVSKHGSGKTGVELVFTELHAGGKFDEGVYKTSGGLHGVGSSVVNALSEKLIVKVYRDKKEYKTVFEQDKIIEGTNVVGPTTKHGTKVQFWPDKTIFKKTKFSSDIVKEKLREASFLIPNLKIHFNHEESGEAITFEAAEGIKEYIKFVGEGKNFISSIFYAKGTFKKIEMEIALVYTDNYTENIYSFVNNVKTRDGGTHETAFKSALTKTINEYASQHNLLKNKNNFEGDDVREGIIAVVSLKIPESILEFVGQTKDKLGTLEAREAVEDFFSEKFGFYLNENKLDSDKILNKIKKSYDARMAARTARNEIRKIKNKLENKKILSGKLTPAQTKNSSLKELFLVEGDSAGGSAKMGRDRNTQAILPLRGKVINTVKAKLTDILSNEEIATIINTIGAGIGQDFNIKNSQYGKIIIMTDADTDGAHIQVLLLTFFYRYMKKLIDAGMVYIALPPLYKLTVKGAKAKHFYVWDDDELRDLTSKYSNYEIQRYKGLGEMNPDQLWDTTMNPETRSILRVRINDEGLTERNVTTLMSDDINARKLWINTYVDFSAEDDFQIKTK; this comes from the coding sequence ATGTCTAATTATGAAGCAAGCGATTTAAAAGTTTTAAAAGGTTTAGATGCCGTAAGAAAAAGACCGGGGATGTATATTGGTTCAACTGACATCACCGGCTTACATCATTTAGTTTGAGAAATTGTTGATAACGCCTTAGATGAAGCACTAGCTGGGTTTGCCACAGATATCAAAGTCACATTAAAAAAAGACGATTCTGTTATTGTAGAAGATAACGGAAGGGGCATTCCCGTAAGTAAACATGGCTCTGGTAAAACCGGTGTAGAACTTGTTTTTACCGAACTACATGCTGGAGGAAAATTCGACGAAGGTGTTTATAAAACTAGTGGTGGTCTTCATGGTGTAGGTTCTTCTGTGGTAAATGCTCTTAGCGAGAAACTAATTGTAAAAGTTTATCGCGACAAAAAAGAATACAAAACCGTTTTTGAGCAAGATAAAATCATTGAAGGCACCAATGTGGTTGGCCCAACAACAAAACATGGTACTAAAGTACAATTCTGACCCGATAAAACCATTTTCAAAAAAACTAAATTCTCATCAGATATTGTTAAAGAAAAATTAAGAGAAGCGAGTTTCTTAATTCCAAACCTAAAAATTCATTTTAATCACGAAGAAAGTGGCGAAGCAATAACTTTTGAAGCCGCTGAAGGAATTAAAGAATATATAAAATTTGTAGGTGAAGGTAAAAACTTCATTAGTAGTATTTTTTACGCTAAAGGTACTTTTAAAAAAATCGAAATGGAAATTGCTTTAGTTTACACTGATAATTACACCGAAAATATTTACAGCTTTGTCAACAATGTAAAAACTCGTGATGGGGGCACTCATGAAACAGCTTTTAAAAGCGCACTAACCAAAACAATCAATGAGTATGCTTCACAACACAATTTACTTAAAAACAAAAATAATTTTGAAGGCGACGATGTGCGAGAAGGAATTATCGCTGTTGTTTCTTTGAAAATTCCTGAATCGATTTTGGAATTTGTTGGCCAAACAAAAGATAAATTAGGCACTCTTGAAGCTCGCGAAGCTGTTGAAGATTTCTTTTCTGAAAAATTTGGCTTTTATTTAAATGAAAATAAGCTAGATAGTGACAAAATTCTTAATAAAATTAAAAAATCGTATGATGCTCGTATGGCGGCAAGAACCGCTAGAAACGAAATTAGAAAAATTAAGAATAAACTTGAAAATAAAAAAATTCTATCAGGTAAGCTAACACCGGCGCAAACCAAGAACTCTTCATTAAAAGAACTTTTCTTAGTTGAAGGGGATTCTGCTGGTGGTTCTGCTAAAATGGGCCGTGATCGCAATACACAAGCCATTTTACCTTTGCGGGGTAAAGTAATTAACACTGTTAAAGCCAAACTAACTGATATTTTATCAAACGAAGAAATCGCCACAATTATTAATACTATTGGTGCTGGCATTGGACAAGACTTTAATATTAAAAACTCACAATATGGCAAGATTATTATAATGACTGATGCCGATACAGATGGGGCTCACATTCAAGTTCTTCTCTTAACATTTTTCTACCGTTACATGAAAAAGCTAATTGATGCTGGTATGGTTTATATTGCCTTGCCGCCGCTTTACAAATTGACAGTTAAGGGTGCTAAAGCCAAACACTTTTATGTTTGAGATGACGATGAGCTGCGTGATCTTACTTCTAAATATAGCAACTATGAAATTCAGCGTTACAAAGGTCTAGGTGAAATGAATCCCGATCAACTATGGGATACAACGATGAATCCTGAAACTCGTTCAATTTTACGAGTAAGAATCAACGATGAAGGGCTAACTGAACGTAATGTTACAACTTTAATGAGTGATGATATTAATGCTCGTAAACTTTGAATTAATACTTATGTTGATTTTTCAGCAGAAGACGATTTTCAAATTAAGACTAAATAG